The Stutzerimonas stutzeri DNA window GCCGACCTGCCGATCGTGCCGGAGCGCTGGAAGATGCTGGTCAAGCCAAAGACCGCCAGCCAGTTCAAGGCGGTCAAGCGCCTGCTCGGTGAATGCAGCGAGCTGGTGATCGCCACCGACGCCGACCGCGAAGGCGAAATGATCGCCCGCGAGCTGGTCGAGCACTGCCGCTATCGCGGGCCGATCCGCCGGCTGTGGCTGTCGGCACTGGACGATGCCTCGATCCGCAAGGCGCTGGCCGCGCTCAAACCCGGCGCCGAGACTTTCAACCTCTACCACGCCGCCCTTGGACGCTCGCGCGCCGACTGGCTGATCGGCATGAACATGAGCCGGCTGTTCACCCTGCTCGGCCGCCAGTCCGGCTACCGCGGCGTGCTGCCGGTGGGCCGCGTGCAGACGCCGACGCTGCGTCTGGTGGTGGACCGCGACCGCAGCATCGCCGATTTCATCCCGGTGCCGTTCTGGGCCATCGACGTGCAGCTGCTCGCCGATGGCGCCGCGTTCACCGCGCAGTGGCAGGCGCCGGACGACCTTTGCGATGACCAGGGCCGCTGCCTCGATCAGGCTCGTGCGCAGCAGGCTGCGGACGCCATGCGCAACGCCGCCAGCGCTCGCCTGCTGAAGCTCAAGACCGAGCGGCAGCGCGAGGCGGCACCCTTGCCGTTCGATCTCGGCACGCTGCAGGAAGTCTGCTCGAAGAAGCTCGGCCTCGGCGCCCAGGAAACCCTCGACATCGCCCAGGCGCTGTACGAAACCCACAAGCTGATCACCTACCCGCGCAGCGATTGCGGCTACCTGCCGCTGAGCCAGCACGGCGAAGCGCGCGCGATTGTCGCTGCGCTGACTCAAGCCGACCCGACGCTCGCGGCGCTGCAGCCGCATCTGGACCTGTCGCGCCGCTCGCGGGCCTGGAACGACGCCAAGGTCGGCGCCCACCACGGCATCATCCCAACCGCCGCCGCGCGTGGTCTGGAACGCCTGGCCGGGCGCCCGCGTGCGGTGTATGAGCTGATCCGCGCGCGCTACCTGGCGCAGTTCCTGCCCAACCATGAGTACGACCGCACCCAGGCCGACTTCGACTGCGCCGGCCAGGCGCTGCGCGCGGTGGGCAAGCGCGTCGTCGAACCGGGCTGGAAACGCGCCATGCCCGAAGCACTGGCGCCGGCACGGGGCAATCGCGAGGAACATGCGCCGCAAAGCCTGCCAGCCCTGCAACAGGGCGGGGATTACGCGGTGGGCGAGATCACACTCAAGGACCAGCAGACACAACCGCCGAAGCCCTTCACCGAAGGCGACCTGATCAAGGCAATGAAGAACGTCGCCAAGCTGGTGGACGACCCGCGGCTGAAGCAGAAACTCAAGGACACCACCGGCATCGGCACCGAGGCGACCCGCGCCGGGATCATCCAGGGCCTGCTCGACCGCGGCTATCTGGTTCGCCAGGGCAAGGCGCTGGCGGCGACACCGGCGGCGTTCAGCCTAATCGACGCCGTGCCGCGGCCGATCGCCGACCCAGGTACCACGGCGATCTGGGAGCAGGCGCTGGACATGGTGCAGAGCGGCGAAATGCCGTTGGAGGAATTCGTCGCCAAGCAATCGGCATGGATGAGCAAGCTGGTCGAACGCTGCGCCGGGCTGCGCATGACCATCAGTGGCCCACCGGTGGCCGCCGGCCGAGGCGGCAAACCGTGGAAGAAGAAACGCAGCGCCTCGCCGCGCAAAACGGCGTGGCGACGCAAGCCGGCCACCGCAGACTGAGCAGCTGCTAGCGCGTCATTCAGTCCTTGTGCAGTTGGGGTGACGCTGGAGCGGTTTAGATCGGGAGTGCCTTCGCCAAGCCAGACCGATACAAGCAGCCGCGCTAGTGAACCTCCAGCACGTCGTAGCACTGCGGCTGCCCATTGACCTGCAATTGCACCTCATCGCCCACCTGACGCCCAAGCAGGCCTTGGCCGAGCGGTGATCGCGGCGAGATCACCAGGATCTCCCGCCCGTCATGCTGCAGCTTCAACCCCGCCGCATCCGGACCGAGAAAGAACCAGCGCTCGGCGCCGTCGTGATCCAGGCAGAGCAGCGCACCGACCCGCACCCTGCCATCGGAGCTGACGCCTGGCAGCAGGTTGCGATAAGCGGCAAGCGCCGTCTCGATCTCGTGCAGGCGTCGTCGTTGCCCGTCGGCAAGATAGGCCGCCTCCAGGCCGCGGGTGTCGTACTTGTTCTCGGCCTTGCTCTCGGCATGGGTGGCGGCCTCGTGGGTCGCGGCCAGTACCGCCTTGGCCACCTCGCGGTCGGCTTCAAGGGTGGCGATGATCTGCTGTTGAAGGGCGCTCTTGTTCATGGGCGAGGCTTATAGCCCGCCGACGCGCCGAAGGGAATGGCTCCGTCAACCGCCGGAACCGCGCCGGGCTCGATCACTTCGTCGGCGAGCCAGGGATTGCGGCCCTCGGCGATCCATTCCAGCGACTCGCGCCAGAAGCCATTGCGATGCCGGTCGTGGAACAGGCCGAAATGACCGATGTGCTCGAAGCCCATCGCGCGAGGATTGAGCTGCACCAGCTGGCGCGGGCTGTTGCGGAAATAGCCGAGCCCGCGGCGCATGGCCGCCGGGGTCGCGAATTCATCGTCGCTGGTGCTTACCGCCAGGATTGGCGCTCGAACCGCACCGAAACGGCTGAACAGCAGCGGATGTTCTTCCCGGGGATAGCTGTCTTCCAGTCGCGCACCGCGCTGGGACCACTCCAGCGCGACACCGGCCGGCAGGTCTTCCAGCCAGCCAAGGCGGCGACCGGGAAAGTAGCCGACCAGGCGGGTCATCGCCGGCATCAACAGGTGCCACTTCGCGTACATCTGCAGGCGCCGCTTGGCGGCGTAGTCGCGCCAGTAGGCGTACTGCCCGGCGACGTTGAGGTAACGGTCCACCTCGCTGGCCGTCTCGGCGAAGCCCGGCATGAAGCCGCCGGCGCTGTGCCCCACGGCCACCAGCAGTCCGTGCGGCTCGCGCTCACGCATGAAGCGCACCGCAGCATCGAAGTCGTACTCGCCCCAGTCGCGCCAGCGCATCTTCATGCTGCGCAGGCGCTGCGGCCTCGACCCGCCGATGCCGCGAAAGTCGTAGGTCAGTGCGGCAAAACCGTGCTCGGTAAGAAAGTTCGCGTAGCGTACGTAATAGCGCGACAGCACACCGGTGGCGCAACTGATGATCACCGCGCCGCGCTCGGCACCGGCAGGCCGCCAGAGCTGTGCCGCGAGGGTGAAGCCGTCCGTGCAGTGCAGGGCAACGGATTCAGGCATGGCAAGGACCTTTCGAATTGTTGTGCAGCCACCTTGCCCGGCGCCGCGGATTTTTGCCATAACCTGCCGGCACCTTGTACCGGGCTGGCAGTCTGTTATTACGGCCGCAGCCCCCCTGTGACGGCACGGCCGCCCGCCTCGCACGGGCACTCGCGATGACTGTTCCCATGATTTTTGCTGCCCCGACGCCGACGCCGGCGCCGATGCGCCGTGGCGTCCTGGCGGATCGGAGAAGAAGTACATGACCGGCGAACAGCTGATCGTCTTTGGTGTGCTGGCGGCGACGCTGGTGCTGTTTGTCTGGAATCGCTGGCGCTACGACCTGGTCGCCCTCGCGGCATTGCTGGCCTGCGCGCTGACCGGCGTGGTGCCGGCAGAGGAGGTATTCGCCGGCCTGGGGCATCCGGCGGTGATTTCCGTGGCCGCGGTACTGGTGCTCAGCCGCGGCCTGCTCAATGCCGGCGTGGTGGACAGTGTGGCGCGCCGGCTGATGCAGGTCGGCGAGCGGCCCTGGGCGCACGTGGCGGCGCTCACCGGGATCGTCGCGCTGAGCTCGGGCTTCATGAACAACGTCGGCGCGCTGGCGCTGTTCATGCCGGTGGCGATCTGGATGTCGCGTCAGAGCGGCCGTTCGCCATCCTACCTGTTGATGCCGCTGGCATTCGGCTCGCTGCTCGGCGGCACCCTGACGCTGATCGGCACGCCGCCCAACCTGATCATCGCCGGCTATCGCGCCGAAGCCGGCGAGGCGCCGTTCGGCATGTTCGCCTTTTTGCCGGTGGGCGCGGCGGTGACGGTGGCCGGCGTGCTGTTCATCGCCCTGCTCGGCTGGCGACTGGTGCCCCGGCGCCAGGAGCAGGAAGGCAACGGTGATCTGTTCGAGATCAGCGCCTACCTCACCGAAGTTCGCGTGCCGGAGGACTGCAAGTACGCCGGGCGCACGCTGCACGCGCTGATCGGCGCGGTGCAGGATGAAGCCGATGTGCAGGTCATCGCGCTGATTCGCGGCGACGAGCGCCAGCGCATGCCGTCGACCTACGAGGTGCTGCGCGAAGGCGACATCCTGCTGGTGGAGGCCGACTCCGACAGTCTGAAGGCGCTGCTGGATGTCACCGGCGTCGAGCTGGCGGCCGATGTCGAGGAGCAGGAGAACAAGGCCCATGACGAGCAGGAGGCCGCTGAGCAGGCCGTCGAGCAAGAGAAGGCCGAGAAGAACCACAAGAGCCGGCACGGCGAACTGACCCTGGCCGAGGCCATCGTCTCGCCGGGTTCCATGCTGGTGGGCACCAGCGCCAGCGGCCTCGACCTGCGCGAGCGCCACGGCGTCAACGTGCTGGCCGTGGCCCGCCAGGGCCAGCGCTTGCGTCAGCGCCTGGGCGAGATTCGCTTCGCCGCCGGTGACATCCTCCTGCTGCAGGCCCGCGAGGATGCCCTGCAGTCGAGCCTGAACAGCCTGGGCTGCCTGCCGCTGGCGTCGCGCGGACTGAGCATCACCACCCCGCGCAACGTGATGCTCGCCAGTGCCATCTTCGCCATCACCCTGGCCAGCATCGCCTTCGGCCTGCTGCCGGCCGCCACCGCACTGGTTACCGGCGCGCTGGTGATGATCCTGGTCGGGCTGATTCCGCTGGGGCGCATCTACGAGAGCATCGACATGCCGGTGATCGTGCTGGTGGCAGCGATGCTGCCGGTGGGCCAGGCGCTGGAAACCACGGGCGGCTCGCAACTGATCGCCGATGCCCTGCTGGAGCTGGGGCAGTCGTTGCCGGCGGCGGCAACCCTGGCGCAGCTGATGGTGGCGGTGATGCTGATCTCCAACGTGGTCAACAATGCCGCCGCTGCGGTGCTCGCGGCGCCGGTGGCGATCAGCCTGGCGCGCGGCATGGACGCCTCGGTCGACCCCTTCCTGATGGCGGTGGCGATCGGTGCCTCCTGCGCCTTCCTGACCCCCATCGGCCACCAGTCCAACACCCTGGTGATGGCGCCCGGCGGCTACCGTTTCGGCGACTACTGGCGGCTGGGACTGCCATTGTCGATTCTGGTGGTGCTTTGCGCGGTGCCGGCGATTCTCTGGATCTGGCCACTCTGAACCGCAATGGCGGCACCGGACGGTGCCGTTGCAGCTCGCGGGTCAGCCGGCCTTGAAGCGGCTGACGTTGTCCAGCAGGGTGCCGGCCAGTTCGCTCAGGCGGCTGGCGGTGTGGTGGTTGCTGCCCACCGCCTCGCCGTTTTCCTCGGCCATGCGGGCGATGGTGGTCACCTTCTGGGCAATCTCGGCGGAAGCCGCGCTCTGCTCGCGCAACGCGTTGGAAATCTCCGCCACGGTGAACAGGACCTGATTGGCCGCCTCGCGGATGCCGCCCATGGCTTCGCCGGCGCGCTGGGCCCGGGCGACGCCCTCGTTGACCTTGGCCACGCCCTGCTCCATGCCCTGCACCGCCCCTTCGGTGCCTTCCTGAATGGCCGCGACCATCTGTGCGATCTCCTTGGTGGAGTTGGCGGTGCGTTCGGCCAGCTTGCGCACCTCATCGGCCACCACGGCGAAACCTCGGCCCTGGTCGCCGGCACGGGCAGCTTCGATCGCCGCATTGAGCGCCAGCAGGTTGGTCTGCGCGGCGATGTCGCCGATCACCCCGACGATCGCGGAAATCTGCCCGGAGCGCTCGCCGAGCTCCGCGACCGTACGCGCCGAATCACTCACCGAGACGGCGATCTGGCTGATCTCCTCGACCACTGCGGCAACGATCTCGCCGCCCTGGCGCGACAGCTCGCCGGAACGATGCGCCAGCGCGTCGGCCTCGCCGGCATTGCGCGCGATACTCTCGATGCCGACCGTCATCTGCTCCACCGCCGCGGCCATGCTCGATGCCGCATCGCTCTGGCACTGGGATGCCACATGAATCTGCCCCGAGGCGGTCGCCAGGCTGCGCGCGGAATCGGCCACATGGTCGGAGTTGCTCTTGATGCTGCCGATCAGCGCGCGCATGGCGCCGGCCATGTCGTTGAAACTGCCGGCCACGTAACGCAGCTCGTCGCGTGCCGCCAGCTCGATTGTGGCGGTGAGATCGCCGGCGGCGAGGCGTTCGCTGCCCTCGCGCAGGCTGCGGATGCTGGTCATTACCGACAGGTAGGCGCCCACCGACAGGTAGCCGATCACCGCCAGCACCACCAGCAGCACGGCGAGGTTGCCGTGCAGCATTTGCCGGGCGTCATCGATGCGCTGTTGCAGCAGCTGATCCAGGTTCGGCAGCAGCACGTCGTACATCTGCGTGTAGGCAATGCCGATCGCCTCGGTGGTCATGTCGAAGAACTGCGCGGATGAGGTGCTGGTGAAATCGCCGCGCAGCACCATGCCCTGCACCACCCGGTCGACCGCCTCGCCACGCTCGCGCAGCGTCGCCATTGCCCGCTGGAGCTGTACTTGCAGCTCCGGACGCTGAGCGATGACCTTCTCCATGCTGCGTTCCATCTCCACCGTGGCCGAGCGGATTTCCTCGGTGATGACGATCAGCGCGGTACGCTGCTCGTCGCTGATCGCGCCCTTGGCCAGCATCGCCGAGGCGCTGCCGCGCAGGCGGCCGAGCCGCTCGATCAGAAACGGCAGGCGGCTGACCGCCGTGGTCATCAGGTAGTAGGTCTGCGGCTCCGGATCGAAGGTCAGGCCGTAGGCGTCCGACAGCAGCGTCTGGAAGTTCAGCAACTGGCCGATCAGCGCGGTGTGCGCCTGGTAGCTCTGTGCCTGCGACCAGCCCTGTACGTCCCGCTTGATCTCGTCCCAGCCGCGACCGATGTCCTGCCATTCGCGCATGCTGCGCTTGTCGTCGGCCAGCACACGGTTCAGCTCCGCCGTCGCGCCATCGACATTGGCCTGCAGCGCGCTTCGGCGATCGGCCATGCCCAGGTTACCGCCCAGCAGCATCGCAGACACGCCGCGGTGCTGCTGGGTCAGTTCCACCAGTTTGGATAACGGTCGCGCCAGAGCGGAAGCCACCAGTTCGTTCTCGGCGCGCTCGATGGTGCGGTTGAGCTGGCTGGCGATGGTCCACATCAGGCTGGCAAAGGCGAGGAACACCAAGAGCCCGATCAGGGCGAACTTGCTCGGATAATTGAGCCGGTTCATCAGCAGTTCGGCGGGGGAAAACACGAGTTTCATGGGGTTGTCCTGGTCGATACGAGATGCCTCTCGAAGCCGGCCGAGTCGCCCGCTCGAGGCAGGGCTAACTGTATGATCGGAACGAGATGAGACTTGGCGCGCAAAATACGGAGGCGACCTCTCGGTCACCCTGACCAAAGTCAAGATCGAGGGTTAAAAAACCGGCGCCAGCCGACCGTCCATCCAATTATCCGATTCCGCGCCTCGGACCCGCACGCCGCCCTTCCCCGGGTCGAACTCCGGCGCGCCGATGCAATCCCACCACCCTGTGATCTCCTTCTTTGGCAGTCGGGCTTTACCTGAGCCCGCAAGCGTGAATAATGCCGCCCCTTTCGACGTGACGAGGTATCCATGACCGCGCCAGCCACCGCAGCGACTCCGCCCCTGTCCGCCCGAGCCGTGCTGCTGATCGAACTGGCCCTGGCCATGGGCGGTTTTGCCATCGGCACCGGCGAGTTCGCCATCATGGGCCTGATGCCCAATGTGGCCGAGGGCCTTGGCATCAGCGAACCCCAGGTGGGCAACGTGATCAGTACCTACGCGCTGGGCGTGGTGGTGGGTGCGCCGCTGCTGGCGATCCTCGGCTCGCGGCTGCACCGCCTGCACCTGCTGCTGTTGCTGATGGGCTTCTTCGCCCTGGGCAACTTCGCCAGTGCCCTGGCGCCCGACTACCCGACCCTGATGATCGCCCGCTTCGTCACCGGCCTGCCCCACGGTGCCTATTTCGGTGTGGCAATGCTGGTGGCCGCCTCCATGGTGCCGCCGGACAAGCGCGCCCAGGCCGTGGCGCGGGTGCTGATGGGCCTGACTGTGGCGATCCTGATCGGCAACCCGCTGGCCACCTGGCTCGGGCAGTGGCTGAGCTGGCGCTACGCGTTCGCCCTGGTCGGTGCCATCGCCCTGCTGACGGTGCTGCTGGTGGCGCTGTTCCTTCCGCTCAACCGCGACGAGCCGCGAAACAGCCCGCTGCACGAGATCCGCGCCTTCAATCGGCCGCAGGTCTGGCTGGCCCTGGCGATCAGCTCCATCGGCTTCGCCGGCATGTTCTGCGTGTTCAGCTACATGGCGCCGACCCTGCTGGAAGTCACCGGCGTCAATGCCGGATGGATTCCCTTCGCCCTGGCCGCCTTCGGCCTCGGCGGCATCGTCGGCAACGTGTTCGGCGGCTGGCTGTTCGATCGCCTGCGTTTCCAGGCGGTCGCCTGGCTCCTGCTGTGGAGCGCCCTGGTGCTGCTGGTGTTTCCGCTGGCCGCGCACTCGGTGTGGACCATCTTTCCGGCGGTATTCGCCGTGGGCACCATGGTCTCGCTGTCACCGGCCCTGCAGACCCATCTGATGGACGTCGCGGCGGATGCCCAGACTCTGGCGGCAGCCTCCAACCATGCCGCCTTCAACATCGCCAACGCCTTGGGACCCTGGCTCGGCGGTCTGGCGATCACCGCCGGACTCGGCTGGACCTCCACCGGTTATATCGGCGCCGCGACGGCCGTAGGCGGCCTGCTGGTGTTCGCCTGGGCCTGGAAGGTGCAACGCAGCGAGCAGGAGGCCGACGCCCGCAGCGCCGCCTGCTGTTCCTGATGCCGAATTTCGCCTGGCGAGCGGCCTCCAGCCTGGCGCGCAACATGCAGTAATCAGTGCTGCGACGACCCGTCTTGCAGATCGTCCGGCAAGCGGGTCCCATCTATGGCTTTCTGATCGTCGAGGTGAACGCCCTTGCAGCGTTTCTTCCTGTTCCGCAGCAAGGCCCGCCGGCTCTGCCTGTTGCTGGTTGCCATGATCGCCGTTGGCCTGCCGGTCGGCTGTTCGGTGCTCGCGCAGAAGGAACGCGAACTGGTATTTCGCATCGAGCCGGGCAACGCGTCCTGGTTCAGCGGCCTGCCCCGCGGCGTCGAAGAACTGCAGCTGACGCACTCGACCTTCGGCAACCAGCAGAACATCCACGCCTGGTGGTGGCCGGCGGCCGATGCCGATGCTCCCGCGCTGCTCTACCTGCACGGTGTGCGCTGGAACCTCACCGGCCATCTGTTCCGTCTCGAGCAGCTGCGCAACCTGGGGTTCTCGGTGCTGGCCATCGACTACCGCGGCTTCGGCCAGAGCCTGGGCGAGCTGCCATCCGAACGCAGTGTCTACGCCGACGCACGGGTCGGCTGGGAACGTCTGAAGGCGCTGCAACCGGACCCGGACAAACGCTTCATCTACGGCCACTCCCTTGGCGGCGCGGTGGCCGTGGACCTCGCTGCCGAGCTTGGCGAACAGGCCGAGCGCGGCGACAGCCCGCCGCAAGCGCGGGCGCTGATCATCGAATCGACCTTCACCTCGCTGGCCGACGTGGCGACGGTGGTTTCCGACACCACGCTGCCGGTGCGCTGGCTGCTGTCGCAGAAATTCGACTCGATCGACAAGATCGACCGCATCGGCATGCCGCTGCTGGTGGTACACGGCACCGATGACCGCTACGTGCCGGCACGCTTCAGCGAACAGCTCTACCAAGCCGCACGCCCGCCCAAGGAGCTGCTGCTGGTAGAGGGCGCCACGCACAACAACAGCCTGCGCGTAGCACCCAGCGCCTACGCCAGGGCACTTCAGGCGTTGCTGGAAGCGCGTGAGCAGACGTCCGCGGAAGATGCCAGCCGCGGTTAGGTTGCAGGTTGGCCGCCCGGCATCCCCCCTACCTCACCGACAAGCCCCTCAACGCTGCAATCCTTCGAGCAAGGCACGGTGAAATTCTTCCGGCGCCTCGACTTGGGGTGAATGCCCCAGGTCCGGGAAGGCCACCAGCCTGGCCTGGGGAATCATGGCGGCAGCCTGTCGGCCCAGTTCGGGGTAGTTGCCCAGGCGTTTGGCGACCTCGTCCGGCGCCCGGTTGGCGCCAGGCGCGGTGCGGTCCAGGCCGCCGATCAGCAGCAGTGTCGGTGTGCTGATGCGGGGAAACTCGTGGATCACCGGCTGGGTGAAGACCATTTCTGAAGTCTGCGCCTGGTTCCAGGCCACCCGCTCCTTGCCCTCGCCGGCGTACATGCCGGCCAACATGGCGACCCAGCGGTCGTACTCCGGCTTCCAGTTGCCGTTGTAGTAGAACTTCTGCTGGTAGGCCTTGATGCTGTCGAAATCGGTCTTCAGCTCGGCCTGGTAAAGCTGATCGATGGGTGCATAGGGCACGCCTTCGGCCTGCCAGTCCTCCAGTCCGATGGGGTTCACCAGCACCAGCTGCTCGGCCAGCTGCGGATAGCTCAGCGCCAGCCGCGCGGCCAGCATGCCGCCCATGGAATGACCGATGACGCTGACCTGGTCGATGCCCTCCTGCTGCAACAGGGCCTGGGTGTTGTGCGCCAGCTGGGCGAAGCTGAACTGGTAGCCCTCGGGCTTGCTCGAACTGCAGAAACCGACCTGATCAGGGGCGATTACGCGGTAGCCGGCCTCGCTGAGCACCTCGATGGTGCGCTCCCAGGTCGCGCCACAGAAATTCTTGCCATGCAGCAGGAGCGCCGTGCGGCCGTTCGCCTTGCCGGTCGGCGCAACGTCCATGTAGGCCATCTGCATCGGCTTGCCCTGGGACTCGAAACGATAGTGCTTGAGCGGATGCGGATAGCTGAAGCCTTCCAGCTGCGGGCCATAGCTGGTCCGGCTTTCGGCCAGTACTGGCAGGCTCAGGGTTAGGCCGGCGGCAAGCGCCAGAGCGGACAAGGCAGTTTTCACGGGGCGACTCCTCTGTTCGGTGAGACAGCTCCGTACATAGGAATGCATTCGTGCTGCCGGGTTCGCGACCGGATTGCGACAGCGCATGTCCCGGCCGCGTCCGCAGCGAATTGCTTCAGAGGCGGAAGCGCCCCACCAGCCGGTTGAGCTGCGTGGCCAGCCGCGCCAGCTCGTCGCTGGCCACCGAAGTCTGCTGCGCGCCGGTGGCGCTCTGCTCGGAAATGTCGCGAATGGCTACCAGGTTGCGGTCCACCTCTCGGGCCACCTGTGCCTGTTCCTCGGCGGCACTGGCGATGACCAGGTTCATCTCGTTGATCTGCCCGACCCGCTCGGCGATCAGCCCCAGCGCCTGATCCGCCTCGTCGGCCATGGCCTGGCTGTGCGCGGCGAATTCGCTGCTTTGCTGCATATCGTGCACCGACTGCTCGGTGGCGCTCTGGATCGCGCCGATCATGCGCTCGATTTCCTGGGTCGAACTCTGAGTGCGCTGCGCCAGGTTGCGCACCTCGTCAGCCACCACCGCGAAACCTCGCCCGGCCTCACCGGCGCGCGCCGCCTCGATGGCCGCGTTGAGTGCCAGCAGGTTGGTCTGCTCGGCGATGGAACGGATCACGTCGACGACCTTGCCAATGCTCGCCGCTTCCTCGGCCAGCCGCGTCACGGTGCCGACGCTTTCCTGCAGCCGATCGCTGAGCTGGTGAATGGTCTGGCGCGTCGCCGTGACCTGCCGGCGGCCCGCATCGGCGACCGTCTCGGCATCGCGCGAGGCATCGGAGGTGCGATTGGCGTTGCCGGCCACTTCGTCGACCGCCGCGGATATCTCGGTGACCGCGGTGGCAGCCATCTGCACTTCCTCGTTCTGCTGATGGATGCCCTGGGCGGTGTGCTGGGTGACCGCGTGCAGCTCCTCGGCGGCTGATGCCAGTTGCGTGGCCGAGCCCTGGATGTCCTGCAGGGTGTCGCGCAGGGTCTGCTGCATCTGCCGGATCGACTGCTGCACCTCGGTGATCTCGTCACGCCCGCGGCACTCGATGGTACGACTCAGGTCACCGGCGGCGACCGAGGCTGCCGCCTGCTTCAGCGCTTCCAGCGGCCGGCTGATGCTGCGCAGCAGGCCCATGGCGAGAATCCCGCCGCCGATCAGCATGACCAGCAGCAAACCGATGTTCAGCACCCGATTGCGCTGATAGAGCGCCAGAGCGCGCTCGTACTCGCCCTTGGCTTCGCCCAGTTGCAAGCCGATCAGCTCGCTGAAGCCCTCGGAAATCGGGTCGATCAGCGGGTACAGATCGTTGATGACGAATGCGGCCAGGCGCTTTTCGCTGTGGCGGTCGAGAATGCGTTCAAGGTCGTCCAGCGGTGCGTCGGCCTTCTGCATCAGCACTTCGATGCGGGCGGACGCCTGCCGCTCGGCGTCGATCAGGCTGGTGTTCATGTACTCGCCCCAGAGCCGCCGGATCTCGGCCCGCGCGGTCCGCACGTCATCACGCGCCTGCTGGTAGCTGAGCATCCCGCTGCGCGTCTTGTGCGTGGCGTCGACGATCTTCACCGCATAGAGGTCGGCGATCAGCTTGAGGTCGCGCAATGGCACCACGCGGTCCAGATAAACGGTGTTCAGGCCGGCGACGCTGCGCTGCTGCGCGTTCAGCCCGGTCAGGCCGATGACCAGACAGGCGCTCAGCATTGCCCCGATCAGGATCAACAGACGGGCTCGGATAGTCAGTTGCTGCATCATTCGTTCTTTTCCATATGGCATGCCGGCGCCGAAGGCGTGGCAAATTGGCAAGTAAGGCAACGGGTTCGACTGGTTCATGCCGACATGAGGCAGTGCCGGCCTGCGGTTCCCTTGCGGAACCCTGCAATCCTGGAGACGGGACGAGGTAGTTGTTGTTGAATCCCCGAGCGCTGGCACCGATAGCGGCGAACGGCCAGCAGCAAATCGCTATCGGCCGATCGCCTCTGCGCTTTAGGGAAAAAACTCTCGCAACGGGCGTGCCAGAGGCGTTGCAGAGGCCTGACGGGTAGTCGGCAGCATCACCCTCCGAACGCTTCGGCATGGTCAGGACGAGCCCGGCGCATCGCCGGCATGCGACTAATGGCGCAGCGCAGACTGTGCGCTGCTGCACGTCGCGCAGATGGCCAAATGATACCTTCGCGCCCCATCTTTCGACCCATGGGACCTGTCGTGAAAACACTCATCCAGACTGCCGTGCTGGCGCTGTCCAGCCTGATCGCCAGCCACGCCATCGCCGACGCGCAACCGTCACGCAACCTGGCCGAGGCGGTGAAGAACTTCTCCGAGTACAACAGCCGGCTGGAACAGGCCATGGCCCAGGGCCTGACGCCGGAGAGCCTCGCGCAGATCCACGAGCTGACCTACACGCTCAAGGACGCGCTGGAGAAGATCAACGAGGAGATGGATGGCCTGACCGACACCCTC harbors:
- a CDS encoding GreA/GreB family elongation factor, whose translation is MNKSALQQQIIATLEADREVAKAVLAATHEAATHAESKAENKYDTRGLEAAYLADGQRRRLHEIETALAAYRNLLPGVSSDGRVRVGALLCLDHDGAERWFFLGPDAAGLKLQHDGREILVISPRSPLGQGLLGRQVGDEVQLQVNGQPQCYDVLEVH
- a CDS encoding DNA topoisomerase III, producing MQLYLCEKPSQARDIAKVLGANRRGDGCLQGAGVTVTWCIGHLLETAPPDAYDPRYKRWVLADLPIVPERWKMLVKPKTASQFKAVKRLLGECSELVIATDADREGEMIARELVEHCRYRGPIRRLWLSALDDASIRKALAALKPGAETFNLYHAALGRSRADWLIGMNMSRLFTLLGRQSGYRGVLPVGRVQTPTLRLVVDRDRSIADFIPVPFWAIDVQLLADGAAFTAQWQAPDDLCDDQGRCLDQARAQQAADAMRNAASARLLKLKTERQREAAPLPFDLGTLQEVCSKKLGLGAQETLDIAQALYETHKLITYPRSDCGYLPLSQHGEARAIVAALTQADPTLAALQPHLDLSRRSRAWNDAKVGAHHGIIPTAAARGLERLAGRPRAVYELIRARYLAQFLPNHEYDRTQADFDCAGQALRAVGKRVVEPGWKRAMPEALAPARGNREEHAPQSLPALQQGGDYAVGEITLKDQQTQPPKPFTEGDLIKAMKNVAKLVDDPRLKQKLKDTTGIGTEATRAGIIQGLLDRGYLVRQGKALAATPAAFSLIDAVPRPIADPGTTAIWEQALDMVQSGEMPLEEFVAKQSAWMSKLVERCAGLRMTISGPPVAAGRGGKPWKKKRSASPRKTAWRRKPATAD
- a CDS encoding SLC13 family permease, with translation MTGEQLIVFGVLAATLVLFVWNRWRYDLVALAALLACALTGVVPAEEVFAGLGHPAVISVAAVLVLSRGLLNAGVVDSVARRLMQVGERPWAHVAALTGIVALSSGFMNNVGALALFMPVAIWMSRQSGRSPSYLLMPLAFGSLLGGTLTLIGTPPNLIIAGYRAEAGEAPFGMFAFLPVGAAVTVAGVLFIALLGWRLVPRRQEQEGNGDLFEISAYLTEVRVPEDCKYAGRTLHALIGAVQDEADVQVIALIRGDERQRMPSTYEVLREGDILLVEADSDSLKALLDVTGVELAADVEEQENKAHDEQEAAEQAVEQEKAEKNHKSRHGELTLAEAIVSPGSMLVGTSASGLDLRERHGVNVLAVARQGQRLRQRLGEIRFAAGDILLLQAREDALQSSLNSLGCLPLASRGLSITTPRNVMLASAIFAITLASIAFGLLPAATALVTGALVMILVGLIPLGRIYESIDMPVIVLVAAMLPVGQALETTGGSQLIADALLELGQSLPAAATLAQLMVAVMLISNVVNNAAAAVLAAPVAISLARGMDASVDPFLMAVAIGASCAFLTPIGHQSNTLVMAPGGYRFGDYWRLGLPLSILVVLCAVPAILWIWPL
- a CDS encoding alpha/beta fold hydrolase, with product MPESVALHCTDGFTLAAQLWRPAGAERGAVIISCATGVLSRYYVRYANFLTEHGFAALTYDFRGIGGSRPQRLRSMKMRWRDWGEYDFDAAVRFMREREPHGLLVAVGHSAGGFMPGFAETASEVDRYLNVAGQYAYWRDYAAKRRLQMYAKWHLLMPAMTRLVGYFPGRRLGWLEDLPAGVALEWSQRGARLEDSYPREEHPLLFSRFGAVRAPILAVSTSDDEFATPAAMRRGLGYFRNSPRQLVQLNPRAMGFEHIGHFGLFHDRHRNGFWRESLEWIAEGRNPWLADEVIEPGAVPAVDGAIPFGASAGYKPRP